The genomic interval TCATATAAATTACTTCGCTACATTGAATTTTTTGTTGTAGAAAAATATACTCTATTACTTCTATActatgatgaagtaatacaataataaatacttCAACCAAGACAAATTATGtagaagtaaaattaaacatttactgcACTAGAATCCAAAAATTGTGAAGCTGTATACCTATTTTACTTCGTCAAACAACGAATcctatgaagtaatatatcatcaactacttcggtCATTTTACTGGTCTCGATGAAGTAATAGAGtttttttacttcgaaaacggTTCGATTTTGAACCGATTTTGGACCGGTGATAGATTTCGGTAAACGTGGGGTGAAGTAAAAAATTgacccttttacttcacgtgcgtctagttcggtaattatctacctattatttcggataatatccgaagtctattatcgattttcacatagtggttgtgtataatttgtgatacgtgttgcagtttcttgtgatatttcatcttgcactgttggtactaaagtaggtgtgccctctctcatttcttctagaacaatttcactcatgggcttgtggttcattacatagttctcttctaaaaattgagcatattaatgctaataatgaccttctgatctttaggactataaaacaaaccacctttcgttctttTAGAATAACCTATAAACAACCgtacttctgtacgagatttcaacttatcagcatctcccttcagcagatgtgctagactaccccaaatccgaatatgactcaaactaggcttacgcccattccacaattctgtggaagCAGAGGGTACTGATTAGGACTGTGCAAAAAAATCGACAAATCGAAAATCGGACCGGAACCGGTAGCTTACCGGTTCCGGTTTACCAGTTTATCGGTTAATCAATTTTAATCTGTTCCGGTTAACCAGTTTTTACCGGTTTACCGGTTGATTCCtggttttggatttttttttaccgGTTTAACCGGTAAACCGATAAAACTAGGCACCAACCGGTTAACTTGGTTTTAATACGAGCCATGGATTACAAATTACATGGCAAATGAATCTAGTCTATAAAATGAAATCTGAGTATCTGACCAAATGGTGCTTCAAAATTCTTTCATATACCTTTCAATGGACTCAAGCTCAACCTGCAGAACTCTTCACAATCTTCTGGATAAATTTTGTTAAAGCACATACCTCTCTAAAAGTATAATAAACTTGGTCCCATCTTGAaagtttttatataaataaatttttggacATGTCTACGTCTCCAATCTGTCCAACCGCCGCCACCACCTGATCTGCAAAGAGTTAGCGGGAGCGAGATCTCCTGCCATGGCAGAGCAACCGGTTGCCGACGAACGGCTCGCCGTTCCGGCCGTCGTCGTGGTCCTCCTGCAGCTGGTGGAGCGCAACGACGCTGCCTCTGACGGCCAACGAGCTCCGTCGGCCTTCCAGGGCGTGCGAAAGCCGTCCATCTCGGTGCGCCACTACCTGGTGCGCATCTTCCGCTATACCTGCTGCAGCCCCTCCTGCTACGTCGTCGCGTACATATACCTCGACAGCTTCGCCGGCAGCCGCCAAGCCGTTGCCCTCGACTCCTTCAACGTCCACCGCCTCCTCATCACCAGCGTCCTCACCGCCGTCAAATTCATGGACGACATGTATGTATCTAAATGCCATCCTCCTCAAGAAACAGAGCAATTAGCTCTTGGAATTAACAATTGCATTGCTCAATTATGATCCAAGATTAGTGGTTCCTAATTCCTTTATTTACAATCTGCTGATTTAGTGTGCTTCAACTTGCTATCCCATTAATtgcgctctctctctctcccccctcTCTGTACACCTGCCAACTAACAATGAAGTggatacatgttttttttttttccaaatgatgATTAATCAATCTGAAAAAATAAATTGTGTGTCGACAGAATGAGACTTGAGACATACTTGTAGCCATTCGGCAGAATGTCCTTCTCATACATTGAAAATTGGCAATTTGTTGGAATTGGTAGCTTTCTTCAGGTTGTATCTTCAAAGAACCAAGTAGAATACGTGTAGCAATATCTATTAAGTAGGTAAGAATAATGTAACAGTATGAACTGGATATCAATCTACAACATTTAGTCGAGAACATGAGAAAATTTCTATATTAAGCCTTTTAATTAATggtgtttttttgttttattatttcaTCAAAGGTTTGGAACTCTTAACTTTAGTTTTACCGGTTCTCAGTTGGAACTGGTTAACCGACCGAAACCGGTTCAACCGGAACCAGTAGAACCGGTAAGATATCGGTCAGTTAATCGGTTTTAAATAAATCATGGTAAACCGGAATTAACCGGAACCGATAAACCGGTAAACCGGTTAACCGACCGGTTGAACATGCCTAGTACTGATTTAGaaagtaccaagttcagaatgtatactgttgTTTCTAAAACGTATCCctagaatgaatttggtaattctgaatatctcatcatcgatctaaccatttccataagagtcctattccttcgttctaccacaccattctattggggtgtaccaggtgcagacaattgggattgaatccctatcTTTGATAAATAACTTCTAAACTCttctgagaggtactcgccaccacgatcagaccgtagtgccttgatacttttaccttgacgtttttccacatcaaccttgtactctttgaacttatcaaagcacttagacttgcggcgcatcaagtaaatgtacctatatctcgaataatcgtctataaaagagacaaaatattcgaaaccacctctctcttggatagtcataggtccacacaaatcagaatgaaccaattccaacacatcttttgctctataccccttggtcttaaaaggtctcttggtcatttttccttccaagcaagattcacaggttggaaagttttccaacactaatgaacccaagagtccatcgactattagcctttgaatcatactcaagttaatatgaccaagtcttagatgccaaagatatgttaggttaattttcaaaggttcctttctcttatttgaattagcggatgtgttattaatttccatttgttgctttgcgggagttattggatttagagtatacaaattgccaactaatgtaccagaacagataataaccctatttttcttgataaccactttatcatcaaaagaaacagcatatccatctaaaaatagtttagaaactgaaattaaattatttctaaaactttGTACATAGACAATCAAAGTTCTATtcatatcaaatgataagtagacatctcccactgcaacagccgccacttttgtagcaatgcccatgtagacagttatctctccctcatataatcgtcgaatttcctggaacccttgcaatgaattgcatacatgatcagtgactcctgtatctacacaccaggtactggcaGATAACACTGCTatacatgtttcaactactagaaaataagatatacctttattgttctctttcctacgaggatagaccgccttccaatgtccaaactgcttgcaaataaagcacttgcctttcggtttctttattcctgcttttagtccagtacctagagatcgattcactttctttgctgagccagcttgtttcttcttcttcttcttcttgcctttcgacttaaaagtagaaacattttcagcaaagtgaatttaaaaattatgacgaaataactcTTCTGCtgtctgaagttctgtcagtagttcggccaatgaataaatccttttatttatattgtagttcaggaggaactgctcaaaacttttggatagtgtttggagaatgatatcgacctgggtttctccatcgatttcagctccaaggatttgtatctcgttcaagtaagccatcattttgaggatatgctcccttacgggtgtcccctctgccatggtggctgtcattaaattACTCATagtctcttgcctagcagcccgattctggtgtccgaagagtttcttgagattgtacatcatgttataggcagtaggcatggactgatgctgatgttgcagcacatttgacatagaagccaaaatgtaacaccgcactatctcatctgccttgaccaatttcttatgatactcaatctcctcttcactagaatcactattaggctcattagggcagaactctaatagtacaaacttatagccttcaacagttaggacaatgtccaggtttcttttccaatctatgtaattgggaccagtaagtttgttctctttcaaaataatagctagtgggttgaaagtcatcctaagaatcacaaaataagttttggtcaaaactttagaatttagaataatattgagtcctcaaacaatattatttaaattcgccaacatctcaaaacaccgtgaattttgtatgccacgatagtgtggacgtatacaaattcaaacatttataagaggaggttttacccattaattttattcttgtcaacctaactttatgacaaataaaattaatagttggtattcctttggtcacacaaataatagcagttactccgatggggaggatattattaaatgcgcttaagtgtataccattacttgatacttagtccattaaataggattatgccccttcagttggagaaaatcatacgctcctaaataatttcctataaccatccataaaggaagtttgatctagtgatccgcaaacaaactcatccgatgtggaggaaggcactcagagccaacgcgtaagtttgaatgcaccacttacaaaccagtaatggagaccatgaaatttatttataaatccctcttccacttagttatttaagatgaggattttagcatgcacacacacacatcacagcaaataaaagcaataaatatggaaaaacaatttccaactattatggtctcttccattactgtcctccgtgtgttgccagCCCTAGCAATCATCAAAACTAGCCACCAACCCTAGGGCTCATATCGACGCGTCCATCAAGCTTCCTTTtctactgcgcctctggtccttaaatagcaccacgcctcgcaaggatacaatccgcgacaaaaataaaattttacatatatcgatcctatattccacaaaggaatgtacataaagtctagatcgaataaaatgtaaaatcctaaaactaatacaactcctgctatatttaataaatacaatcatgcacacgcataaaatgccctcgatatatccgagggtccaatcacacacaatcacaataggtcataatagttggagtctgcaaccacacagttaatctatttgcacatcctactatcatcctgcctaaaatatgtatgacatgtacataattaaactaaaaaccaaacacacagaggtatatcctagctctgataccaattgttggttgctactcagaataccgtcctagttcccctgtacaaaaatttgtacaagcatagaactatcctagctacccttgtgctctactgaagttaaatttggattgcaaacgatgcttaatattattaatccaaattgcccttcagaagttaaacttggattggaaacgatacttaacatttttactccaagtttaaccgatgtgatcttcctaagttaaaccatattacagaagttatcaaatatctatttcaaagatcggcttccaggttaaacatggcgagacactaggccttcttgggtatgggatcatcaaccactcctagacaaagcctcacaaagaaattggatatttaacttcttacagtaaactaggtttaactatagagacctcaatagaaacacaatatcaaaacatgaaatcgaacaataaaatcgataacaaaaacgataactaaaaaccgataacctcttgtatttgatttttcaagatctatacaaaagatgaactagttatgatgtgaaaactaataactagttataccttttgtagcttatagacctcttgatcttctattgtattcctctccttctcttggacgtcatgtgggcgacgatcttccaataggaaatccacccaagcttcttcctttgcttccaagatgtgaccaccaactaacctccaagggatgctagacaagagagcttccttctcttcttcttctccttcaagcaaccgaccaccaagagatctcccacaattgatgtcggcggcctccaagagagaaaacaaaaggagagaagagaaaaaatagggtcggccaccaaggaattggaagagaagaatagaagatgtgttataagtgaggcaccccctccttctcttttatactccttggtcttggcaaaaaaggaaagttttaaacataattaaaacttccttatattcattgccaatgactaaaaaggaaagttttaaaacaaaaaattaaaacttccttttaagcttgtcatggtcggccatattcaagtgctccaaacaaggaaaattttaaacacaaaattaaaacttccttatttgtttccggtaagaaattttaataaaaaagttctcttttaaatctcttgttagttataaaaggaaaattttaaaattaaaatctctcttttaaaacatgtggatggttacaaaaaaggaaagttttataaaaaattaaaatcttccttttaactacaaataaggaaagatatcaaacctttatcttaatcctttgtagaaaactataaaagcaaagattttaaaatttaaaaaactctcttttaaaaccatggcttccacataaggaaagattttaaaatttataatcacCCTTTTAtttaatgtgtggccggccaccttgcttgggctccaagcttggtcgACCATAAtcttggctccatcctttggcttaagccgtccctagcttgggctccaagcttggcttggccggccacaaagagatgggtaagaagcttggctctaag from Zingiber officinale cultivar Zhangliang chromosome 6B, Zo_v1.1, whole genome shotgun sequence carries:
- the LOC121991240 gene encoding cyclin-P4-1-like, yielding MAEQPVADERLAVPAVVVVLLQLVERNDAASDGQRAPSAFQGVRKPSISVRHYLVRIFRYTCCSPSCYVVAYIYLDSFAGSRQAVALDSFNVHRLLITSVLTAVKFMDDMYVSKCHPPQETEQLALGINNCIAQL